Within the Gemmatimonadales bacterium genome, the region CAGGGGGACCATATTCTCCTGGTGGGCCGCCTCGAACCTGGTGGCCGCCCTGCTCTCGCCGCGGACCTGGTAGGCGCGGGTCGGCCGCTCGATGCCCTTGAGGTGCTGCTCGCCGAGGTCGAGGTACTCAAACGCGCCGCCCGCCAGCTGGTGCACCCGCTCGCTCACGACCATCGTGCCCACTTCGGCGATCGCCTGCAGCCGCGCGGCCAGGTTCATCGTCTCGCCGACCGCGCTGCGCTCCGCTGCCGATACCACAACCACACCGGTGGCCACGCCAATCCGCGCCTTGACCCGGCCGATCGCCGGGACCTCCAGCTCCGCGAGCGATTGCAGGATCTGCAGCCCGGCGCGAATGCAGCGGTCGGCCTCCCCTTCGTGCGCGTGGGGGAAACCAAAGAAGGCCACGATGCCGTCGCCCAGGCGCTGGAAGAGATACCCGTCATAGCGGGTGATGCAGACGGCGCAGGCGTCCTCGTAGGCCCGGATTACCTCCTGGAGCACCTCGGGGTCGACACGGTTTGCCAACTCCGTGAATCCCACCATGTCGCAGAAGAGGACCGTGAGCTGGCGTCGCTCTCCGCCGCTCTCCGCTGGCACCGCTGGTGTCGGCGCCGCGCTGGCAGTGGCGATGGCCGCAAGAATCCGCTTGCGCGGGCCGAAGGGAAGTCCCAGTTCCTTGAGGTCCGCATCGGTCAGGACGGCCAGCGTGTCGAGGTCGACCTGGTTTTCCTCGAAGAGCGCGACGTACTGCTCGAGTCCAAGCTCGGTGAGCCAGGCGGAGACGGAATGGGCTGACATGCTCAGGCGACCGTGGCCGGTTCGGCCGGGGCCGGGGTGCGCCGCATCTCAAGTAGTCCGTTGCGATAGAGCCAGGAGGTGAGGGCCACCGCCTGATCCGCCGGCATGGCATTCGCGAGCGACCGCGCGATCTCGGCCGCCGGGGCGGCGCGGGGAATGCGAGCCAGCAGCGGGGCGAGCTCCACGCCGGCGACAAAGGCAACCGGATCGTCCAGCCGGGGATGGTGCACCGCTGGCCGCGATTCCACGAAGTCCCCGACGAGGCATGGCTCGTCTGCCAGACGCACTGCCGATGACAAGCCGAGCCAGGCCTGCAGGGCAGGGGGCGGCTGGTCCGGCTCGGCGGGAACAGCGTCCGCGCCACCGGCCCTCGCGGACCAGAAGACGCCGGGGTGGGTCGACGTGGCTTCCGCGTAGTGATTCGCCGACCAAGCTGCATGCCGGCGCGCGGCGCGCGCGAGCGAGTCCTCGTAGAACTGGATGGCAGCGGCACTCGCGGCGGGGCGCCGCAGGATCGTGTTCACCACCAGGGCGCCGGCGGTGGCCGACTGGATCGCCTTCTGGACTCCGCTGGAGGAGAGCGGGTCGAGGGCGAGGGCCGCGTCGCCGATCTTGATGTGGCGCTCGTCGACCGGCGCCTCGTCGAGATAGGGAGTGGCCTCGGCAGCCCGGACCGCGGAGACCAAGGTCGCTGCGGTAGTGTCCGAGAGAATCCCGGCGGTCTCCACCTGCGCGCGGTACCAGGTCTCCAACTCCGGCGCAGCGATTCCATGCAGGCGGGAGGCGTCCACAAACACCAGCACGTTCTGGCTGCCATCGGGCAGCGGGACGCTCCAGAGCCACTCTGCGGGCCCCGACTGGATTCGTGGAACGGTCGCGGCGGCGGTGCCGCGCCAGTACCCGTAGACGGCCACCGTCCTCGGACCGGCAGCCGCACGGGCTGAACCGGGGCCGCCGGACCGTCCGGTGGCAATGGAGAGAAAACGTGCTCGGAGTGTGGAAGCGCCGGAACGGGTGGTTAGCGCCAGACGCCACCCGGCGCCGTCGCGCTCCTTCGACTGCAGGTGTGCGGGCTGGAGCAGGGTGACACCGGCCCGCATTGCAACCTCCACCAGCGCCTGATCGAACCCGGCGCGATCGACCAGGCTGCCCGTGGCCCGCGGGTCGATCCGTGGCGCGTGATGATTGCCCCAGACCACATCGACTTGCCGCACCGGCACCCGGCCGGCGCGATCAAGCACCTCCCC harbors:
- a CDS encoding NAD(P)/FAD-dependent oxidoreductase: MVSPTPFDTDVCVLGAGPAGSCHALRLAQLGYRVTLVERRPFPRSHLGESLTPGVRPLLASLGAGEVLDRAGRVPVRQVDVVWGNHHAPRIDPRATGSLVDRAGFDQALVEVAMRAGVTLLQPAHLQSKERDGAGWRLALTTRSGASTLRARFLSIATGRSGGPGSARAAAGPRTVAVYGYWRGTAAATVPRIQSGPAEWLWSVPLPDGSQNVLVFVDASRLHGIAAPELETWYRAQVETAGILSDTTAATLVSAVRAAEATPYLDEAPVDERHIKIGDAALALDPLSSSGVQKAIQSATAGALVVNTILRRPAASAAAIQFYEDSLARAARRHAAWSANHYAEATSTHPGVFWSARAGGADAVPAEPDQPPPALQAWLGLSSAVRLADEPCLVGDFVESRPAVHHPRLDDPVAFVAGVELAPLLARIPRAAPAAEIARSLANAMPADQAVALTSWLYRNGLLEMRRTPAPAEPATVA